In Tamandua tetradactyla isolate mTamTet1 chromosome 7, mTamTet1.pri, whole genome shotgun sequence, the following are encoded in one genomic region:
- the LOC143690496 gene encoding natural killer cells antigen CD94-like, producing the protein MAGFQITPWRLISGILGIMCLLLVSTLGILLKESFTKEIALPTFSSEPTNTPERGPCSGCCSCHEKWIGYRCNCYFLSNEEKSWKESSVACASQNSTLLQLESRDELGFLINHQYFYWIGLSYSKDHDAWLWEDGSALSPDLFSSSQKLNPNNCILYKRKYGVLNANCVEKKHYICKQQLQKFLGL; encoded by the exons GTTTTCAGATTACTCCATGGAGGTTGATTTCTGGGATATTAGGAATAATGTGCCTTTTGTTGGTGTCTACTTTGGGAATTTTGTTGAAAGAAT CATTTACTAAAGAAATTGCTCTGCCAACATTCTCTTCAGAACCCACTAACACCCCAGAAAG AGGGCCAT gcTCTGGTTGCTGCTCTTGCCATGAAAAGTGGATTGGGTACAGATGCAACTGTTACTTCCTTTCTAATGAAGAAAAATCTTGGAAAGAAAGCAGCGTTGCCTGTGCTTCTCAGAATTCCACTCTACTACAGCTGGAAAGCAGAGATGAACTG GGGTTTCTGATCAACCATCAATATTTTTACTGGATTGGGCTCTCTTATAGTAAAGACCATGACGCTTGGCTTTGGGAAGATGGCTCTGCTCTTTCCCCTGATCT ATTTTCAAGCTCTCAGAAACTAAATCCCAATAACTGCATATTATATAAACGAAAGTATGGTGTTTTGAATGCAAACTGTgtagaaaaaaaacattatatcTGTAAGCAACAGCTTCAAAAATTCCTGGGGCTGTGA